cacatttaacatACACAAACTTGTTAAATGTCTCATTAGTCAAAGACTAACAGTTTTTATTAGTTCCTCAGAATATTACCACAATTTGTTTAGTGATACCACATCCTTCTCTCTATCATTCTCTCATTCGTTTTCCCACTGTTTCTGCAGGAACTGGACAGCCTGAGGGCCCGGGTTGCTCAAGAGGAAGTCAGTGTGGAGGTGGATGCGGCCCGTGGGCCAGAGCTGGGGACGGTTCTCTCCGACCTCAGGTTTCAGTATGAAGGCATTGTCCAGAAGAACAAGGAGGAAGCTGAGAACTGGTACCGTAAAAAGGTTGGTGCTCCCAGGGGAACAGGGTCATAACCAGTACCTTGGTAGCCATTTAGAGTTTCCTAGACCCAGATGACATTTCACTTACATAAACACCTTGCACACTAAAGCATGGTATTTGCACACTAAAGCATGGTACATTTACTCCAAATTTACATTTTACTCCAAATGTTCTTTGGACGTAGTACCATGGTAAATAATGATATTTTTGGAAAGTGAAACCATGGAGTTTACATAAGGTACTTTGCACACATAATAGTAGAAGATTTCTCacaaaaatactttatttaaaggcCAAATGCAAAGACAAAACATTTTCGATTCACATCGGCTTAGTGTTGAAGGTTCTTCAAAAATACTGTGGTATTActatgtttttgtaaaaatatggtCACTTTAATATAATGGTATTTGTAGAAGCTAAAACATGGTATTTAGGGTACTTCAAGATACTTCCAAGATACTTTTGGACACAAAGATATTGTTGGTATGTGTGACCATAATATTCACATATGGTGCTTATAAACATACTGTTATAACCATATATTTTTATATGGAaccaaaataatgtttttaaatacgTGTGAACTATGTATTTGCAAGTTATTTCAGGGTACTTCAAAAATACTGTGGTATTAACATGTTTTTTGGACATGAAAACAATACCATGATATTTATTGTATATGAAACCAAGGTATGGTTAAAGTACCTCAAAAATACTTTtggactagcctgacaagccagacccacatcaagatgtttggtctggaatctcaccattgacagggctcaatccgaggggtgggataaacggttgtctttcaaactccctctgcacgcgataggatagcgctacaaccaaccagagcaacgaagatgaaacagagcttgttgatagattaaacattcgccgtatccggtcggcaaaactccgaacacatcttaccattttaagaatgacttcagtgccgttctttgtttttttctcaaaagaaaagcttaactccaagtcttccagagtcgcggtcaaagctgattcaaaaaaccgccgccgttcgccagcttctgtgtttactagtagcacacaagcgcaactcagccatcattatgttaagccccgcccaccggctctatacacgatgtgattggcccgaccagagtttgcaGCTCAGAattgtattgagagttgctagacgaaaTTCGCGgcagatttgctgccgctagggtgcgtctagatttctaggctacttttGGACACATAACCATGGTAATACCATAGTATTGTTGGTAATTGAAACCATAAAATTTACACAAGGGAtagcttaaaaatatttttatggtaCCATGGTATTTTTGGTACATGTAACCAAGATATTTATATAGTACTCCAAACAAAGTActtcaaaaaaaacttttggataTGGAACCATGGTAATACCAAGGtgtcaaaaaaacaaatgatGCGGTAGTCATCTTTGACATGGTTCCATGTCATTATAACTGATATCATCATCATGTAAGAATTGGTGCTGCAGTAACCTTTAGCAGGATATTACTTTCTACTGTTGCATGGTGGTCTTGTATGTGTAACCCACTtcactgtatgtgtgtttatAGCTGGAGACGGTGCAGATGCAGGTGCGCGAGAGTAATGAGGCCCTGAGAGGGGCTCAGAGTGAACTTACCGAGAGGCAACGCTTTCTGCAGACACTGGAAGTGGAACTGGAGAGCCTTCACAAACAGGTCAGAACCAGGCAGGAGGAACCTTTTAAGGACCATTTCTGTTCCCTGAGTGAACTTCTAGAGCCGCGGCCAATGCAGATAAAGTTACAGCTTACCACTGGAAAGTAAAACCCTGCCCTTTATGTCGGGGCTATTTGAATGACCCAAGCCATAAATGCTCCATCACATGCCATTACTTACTTACACAAGTCAAATGTGTGCTGCAAGAAGCACAGACACAGTTTGTTGTTGGATTATGTTAAAACCCTACTAAAAGTAGGACACTCTTAGAGCTCCAAAGAGGAACACTTCCATTAGAACGTTCAATCAGAAACAGGTTTGCTTGTTTTCATGACCTTTGAGTCTCATGCCAGTCCAAGATCACTCCCAGCATCTCAGATGTAGTAGATATCAACAGGTCACGCTTGTGTAAATAAGCCAAGATGTGAGTTCACATAGGGGTTGATTCGCAGTTTCCATGCTGATACTGTGATATTTTGAGGGTGAAATTAAATGCACAAGGCAGTCGTACCTTTTAATGCCCTAATAATACAAATTCTGTCAACTGCTCTCAGATCTGTCCAGGACTGTATGGACTTTCTTTcctctgtggaacacaaaaggacaATGAGAGCACATAGTGTTTTGAAGTTTTTAGGAATAGTGgcctgtaagtgtttgtaataaaggtttcttcCTTATCAGCATGTGAGCAAAAGCCAAAGAAGCCTCATTGTCTGGACGGTTCACCTTATCACTAACCGGTGGTTGGTAGTTTAAACATGAttacatgtaaaataaatagtatCGATGTATTTACTGATGGAATAGCTTAATTTCCATGGTAATTATTCACGCACCCACATAactacatttatgtattttgggATGTAACACTTATGCAACAATTCCATTTGAAACCATGCATTAAAAATTATGTTTGACCAAATGGATACATTTAAGCAATTAccatatgtgtttgtgtgtgtgtgtgctcttgtTAGGCTTCAACTAACTAATCCCATTTAACCTCCCTGACAGGTCTCGGCTCTGGAGGGTAACCTGAGTGAGACGGGGCAGAAGTACACCATGGAGATGGAGCGACTGCAGTCTACCCTGGCCCAGCTGGAGGAGAACCTGTCGCAGCTGCGCCTGGACATGCAGCGTAACAAGACGGACTACGAGCAGCTCCTGCGCATCAAGCAGAACCTGGAGATGGAGATCGCAACCTACAGGAGGCTGCTGGAGGGCGAGGAAACGTGAGTGCGAGGGATTCTTTTAGTAGCCTGGTCCtgccagactctcgtacatttcgtTTGTACAgggagtctggccactctccattgacaagcacTTACTTCCTTGAATgcgggtactctgttgaagtttaaaactattggatctgcccagagCCACTGGATTTCCCATAACGTTGTTAATGTTTTgttgtgacgtatgtcatctCAAACCATAGACTATAGAGCATGACATCAGCGTCATCGTTCttagccactccctctgttcgctgattggaccagtTAAAATCTGATCGGagaaaaccaaagaatataccgcaatcccagacggagtactgaaggaaaatgaaaagtacGTAGTGAGTGTGGCCacagttactttaaaaaagtaatctgattactgattacacctttaaaaagtaacttagttactttaaagattacttgattttaaaagtaactaagtaagattactttattagttacattcagcagttgccgacaacacccctgccgcctcaacatagaaatggcaagtgcttttttttttttacagtaacatccacaatgtatctcctgacattttaagttgaaattaaaaaaatcctaaaaaaatactctccccaaggcacaaaaaaaggaaaatgactaaaatagtaactcacagtgacttgaataaattactttaatctgattactggtttgaaACTAGTTAGATGTTTAGTGATTACTCATTACTggaaaaaaagtagtcagattagagtaacgcattACTGGCATCACTGTACGTAGGAGGGGCGGAGCCAGGCTAGtcttttagtgctgtcaatcaattttaaaaaaactaattaatcacgattaattgcatattcatataatatttttatattgtaataatttcacattaaaTCTCCAAAGGAATATTAGATACAACATAAAAACAgtataaatatttgtttaatggcaTATTTTACTATGAATGAAGGCCATATCACTTATAGCAATACTGATGTCTctattaaacagtttttttcttcttctcaatTTTAGCTAATAAAATTGaaaattgtgtcatcatttactcaccctcaaggtgttccaaaactgtatgagtttctttgttctgctgaacacaaaagaagatattttgaagaacgtttaaccaagcagatagagcaaccattgactaccatagtattccCCCCCCCCTATAATGGTAATCAATGTTTGCTCTAGCTGCTTTgtaacaaacattcttcaaaaatatcttcttttttgttcagcagatggaagaaatgtatacaggtttggaacaacttgagggtgagtaaatgatgacaattttcatttttgggtgaattatcactTTAATGACAGACAAAAGCAGGTTTatgaagctgctgtcactttatgACCTGCCACACAACGCGGATCTGACACGCATCTGCTTTTCTCACTCTTAATGTTCATTTAAGACTTCTGAAACAAATTGAATGCTGTATTTCCCAGATGAGAGTTAGGATACTTGCCAAAAAACGGACATTTTTCATCATCAAAATGTCCATTTTTTGGCAAGTATCCTCACTCTCATCTGGAAAGGTTGCATCAACCGTGAATGAGAATTCAATGCGGTGTTGGCGCACATGAAGCGGCTTTCTGTGtgcatgttttgtttgtttgttcacaGAGAGCTGCTTCACGTCTGCGCACCAATACAGGTTTAAGTTCTTTTTCACGTCTAATCtcacttgaatggtttaaaagcacTTGAATGGATAGGGTGATCAtataatcattataataatgtaACTTCATTTTAATGTAACGCAGCCCAAggatgtaagaaaaaaaaatggatgctgcaagaaatgtattaaatatttttaacacatttgttttgacAACATTAGAAAAtggtcattatttactcactgtAATGTTAGCAgtattctttttttgtgtgtgtgtgtgtgtgtgtgtgtgtgtgacatactAGTGTCTGGGATTTTTGCATCTTAATGACTGTTTAGATAATTcacattttgtgttttatttcacaGGGTTAAAGAGATTCCTCCACCACCCAAGAGTGAGTACTGCACTGTCACACGCTACATTCAGCAAACAATACAACAAATATGCACAAACTCATTTTGCATtcaacaaacatttgtgaaaattTGCATATAGCTCTAACAAATATTGCCGAAATAACAGAGGGTAGAATCAGATGTCATCATctcaaattacagtaattctggCACTACATGACAGCAGCACATCTTGTGTGAAATTGTTATAAGCTATATAATTTGCAATTGTACCTCCAGTGTTGATGACAATAGAAAATCATGGTAAAAGGATGACATTTTAAGGTTCTTCTCTTTTCCTCTGACATTTTAAGATTTTGGTTTCGAAATGCAGAACAAATTaagaaaaatgtgtgattatgagacaaaaagtcaaattctgaggaaaaaaatacttttatataaacttgcaattgtgttataaagtcagaattgcgagagaAACACTTCTTTCTCTTGCGATTCTGACGTTTTCTCAAAATTGCGAGATATGAACTCTCAATGGCGAGTTATAAAGACCAGTTCTGAGAAAAAAGGACTAACTTTTATATAAACTTGcgtgtgttataaagtcagaactgcaaGATATAAGCAAGCAATGACAAGAGAAAAAAAGGGGAAAGACCTTGGATGGGGATGGGggaaaatacagaaaataaaaaataaagaaaaatgtggACAAAGAAAAATGTGAGCTATAATACACATACACTACACTGAGAAAAGTCtggggtcacacacacacacacacacacacacacacacacacacacacacacacacacacacacacacacacacacattttttaatatttttgaaataattatCTTATGCTCACCGGTGCTTCATTTATTTtgtatcaaaaatacagtaaaaccggtgtgaaatattacaattaaaaataatttccatttgaataattctgttttttattattgcttattattttcaatgttgaaaacgTGCTGCTTAACATTTTTGAGGAAACTGTGaagaaaagttttttaaagaatttatttgaaaaggaaatcaatttttcatttaatgtgtccttgcagaataaaataaataatttctttACAAAAATCTTACAAACCCcaaattttgaacatttttcaaaatttacAAATGTGCTAAAACAAgacgttaaataaaatgaagcagtaataaaagtaaagttacaACATTttagtttatgtattttaaaaatgaaagtctTTTCACAAAAAGTCTTGATCAGCTATTTACTGTTAAAGTTTTTTGAGAGACAAATTTATGAAAGCTctacaatataaaattaataaagattaaaactttttttctcaggCCTGCGGGATATAAAAATAGTCAAAAttgagtttatatcttgcaattctggcTTTTTTTTAGATAATGTCAGAATGGTGAGACATAAACGAGAGTCAGAATTGTACCGAACTGTATTCAGAACAGTAGAAAGACTGATATTCAGCAGCAGTGTGATGGCACGTCTGATGCTTAAGTATATTTAAAGCTGGCTGAACTTGAACTGTTGGGTAAACATTCATCAGATATCAGACCGTGGCTCTGGAATGTTCTGGGAGTGCGTTTGTCCTCTCACCTGGGCTCCGCACCGGCTGTGACTGAAAACTAATGACACATTAAACACTGCCAAACAGAGCAGCCTCTCTTAACAGTCTTCCACAGCAATACAGAACGTACAGTCCGGGAATCTGGCATATCGCTAACATCTCTCCCTCTCTGTATTTCTATCCACAGAGGAGCCTGACGTTCGTACCCGTAAGATAGTGAAGGTGGTAACGCAAACCATGATCAATGGTAAAGTGGTGGACGAATCCAGTGAAGTTGAACAGATTGAAGAGACAAAGAAGTAAAACAAGAACAAGACTGTCTGTGTGATTCTCCATATAAAAGCTTCTATTGTTCATTGAGGAGCCACATTACCTTTGGGCCCCACGGGGCCCCTGAGTTTTGTTTCATTCCCAGTCTTTCAAAGAGATCGTCTTTCCTTTTTCAAGCAACAAAAGAGCTGAAATGACTAGGAAAGCCATCAGAATTAGAGCTGAAACTGAAGAAGAAACAAGTGCTCCTGTTATTGCTTTTAGGGAGTTATCAGACCAAAACTCTTTATTCTTTCTGCATGCAATATTTATTTCCAAATAGTGTAGAGTGAGGAAGAATTTATTACCTTTAGAGTTTGCTTATCTgtcatttctttcttctttatCCATAATAAAACTATTACATGCAAACTGCATTTGTTGCACCATTTATGACTTCCACAAGACAAACCCATGACATTATTGTTGCTTTTGTGCTTCTCTTTATTCGCATATATGCACACCAGattataatgttttaaaattatatatcgTTAAacgatatatcgcgatataaacACATGACGATATGTATCATTGATGGAAACGATATGATTcagttgttttatccaaggctcaacttgctgtaTAGTAGTCcctatttataaggtataaaTCACCCAAtaacaaatgaacaaatgaaggctaccacaaatgtaaatgtactcaccatcaatttgtttattttatttaacttccatacacaattgaagatattctttatgaaacctgaggGATTTATGTCCCTCCATTTTTAAACtccattcctctcaaacttaaaagatgcaaagaatgtcataaaggcatgtaaaaataactaatcgagTGTCTAATCCGAATGTTCTTTAgtcttcaagtcttctgaagagacacaatgactttatatggtgaatatatttaacatgaagcaCATACGTAGTAAATACGGACGTTCAAATGATTGCATGACGTGCTAAAACAACACAAGAGAGCGAAAATGCACAATTAAAACGTTTACAGTTTGAGAGCGATCATTTTGACGAGCTTTCTTGCAATTAGAGCTGTGacggattgcattgatcatctgaagtgCACGCGCTGACGGAACGGCGCTCCTCAGTGAGAGcgtaaacattatttaaagcgACACTCCACAAAGTCAATGCGCAAACACCATTTGACACTCCTTAGTGAACGcgcaaacataatttaaataaccagatcacatttagttttagtgatatgattattcaaagcatTTCAAATTGTTTATTCTTACATACTGCATTAATAGCTGGAGAGGCAGGGCAAAGCGGAGAGATGCTGCCTGCATTGAAAGTGTGAATAATgtgtgaggggaaaaaataaataaagtttagagtttcagtgacatacattattacattaataatcttATTACATAATGATACAACAACTATACATAATGTataatatttgtgggtcctgataataaaacacaaaaaataatatttaatttaaaaaaagaaaaaacaatttTATTTTGGCTTAAAATATCGAGATACATATCATATCGTGGGTTCAGTATCGAGTTACATATCAAATCGTGACATGAGTGTATGGTTATACCCCTAAATTGCATCCATTTTCAGGATACAGTTAATTCCAAAAAAAACTAACATTAATCATTTAAAGTTACCATATCATTGGCGAGCATTTTAACTTTTCAACAACTTCTCTCAACAAGAAATTATTTTTAGATGTTCATTATGTTTTTATCAGTTTCCATAAAAAGGACACATTTTTCGATTTCCTTTTTACCATTTTTTTGGTGGGGTTGGGAGGAAGGTACATGCTGGGAATTGTTACTGCTGCACTCATTGAGTTTAATATAATCAGATATTGAGTTCACTTAAGTTTTTTCTATTAAGTACAATGAACTTTTGGTAATATATGAGTGAAATAAACTCATTTCATTTGGTTAATTTCACTGGTTTACTGTGTGGACAACACAAGGGAGCAATGTCTCATTCATGTTCTCTTTGGTCATTTGATTTTTACCCatgtctttcttctgtggaatatGGATTTGCATGGCAgggtaggaaaaaaaaatatttaggcaaaTACAAAATAAAGCGTGTAAAGAAGTAATAAAGAGTACTGTGCCAACAAGTACTGCTGGAACTAGAAAATACTTTGATGTAGCAATGCCTGCGTACTGGGGAACTTTCACTTTGCAAGCCAAAATCACTTTTGAATGATAtaatttgaatgtaaaaacttgCAAACATGTAAATCAACTGGTTGGTTCACATCAGGACAACAAAGCTATCCATTTTGGGCTATCAAAGTTTACTGTATGGACTTGACATTTACTGTACTGTATTATAGAGATTTAGTAATGATCTCAGAGGCACAGAGCTAGAAATAAAATGGCTCCGGGGTACTTATTCTTTCACATGGCACAATTTGGGAATTATGGTTAATTGGATCTGTGGAAAAACCTTCATGATTGGTGACGCCATCCTGCTTGTCCTCAGCTTCACCTAAATGCTGCTTCATTCAGATGATCTGATCTGTTGGCCGGTGAACGCAGCACCGGATAGGCTAGTGAGGATTGAAGAGCGGTTTGGCATTTGTGGCCGTCTGGAGACTTCAGCAATGTGAACTGATCCCTGCGCTGATCTGTCAGTGCAGAACAAGAGGATGTTCACTAAGAAGCCCTGAGAAACCTGTCCTGGGTCCATTTAGGATTCTAGACTGGAATGCTCTGTTCAATgctttatagatttttttactagattttttctagtttttattatatttatttattattattattatttattattattatttattatttttattattattatttatattactgtaaatattgttatttatatgttttatagtGTGATTAAAAAGTGATTAATTGATTgtatataatacacacacacacacacacacacacacacacacacacacacacacacacacacacacacacacacacacacacacacacacacagagagagataaTTCTCTTTCAGCAATGCTTGCTTTTCCTCTGATTTTCCTTCTGGTTGGCAAAGCAGTGgtcaaatttttttaaatgttttttgacagTATGCAGCagccacctagcaaccacccagaacaacctagcaaccacacagcaATGTGCAAAGCCATTTTGAACACCTTAGAAACCCCATAGACACCCTGGCAAACACTCCTACAGCATTGTGGTGATGAATTTTGCATGGGAAAAcaccaatacatttttttgaatattaaaaaaaaactggatgTTTTGCAGCACaataatgctttaaaaaaatattttcttagaAACAGGAAGGGAACGCTAGCCAACAGTTCAGCCATGGCAATGTGTGGGGAAAATAATGTACCGCAATGATGGCTGAGAACATGCATTTCACTAACCACTTCCAACTCGAAGCAATTTTGTTTTTGCCCACAATGACATTGTCTCTATGGAAACGAATCAGGGtcaaaaatgatcagtaatCATGATAAAAAGACTGTCTTGCTTCTTTTGATGAAACATCCATTGAAACATGATTCCTCAAGAGGGGATTTGTAGGAATAAAGTGAATGTATGTCTTCCCCTGACACACCCTGAACCTAAAACATACAAACTGACACGCATGATGCCTCAAAAGCTGACTCGCACATCTGTCACACTTTTCCATTTTCTATAGCTTTACACAGCCTGCCAGTtttctaaataatgctgggatTTTTGTAGAAACACTGCTGAATCTCACTTTTTCATGTTGTCTCTTGAAGCTGTCGTGCTCGGACTGATGTATCTGTATGCTAAAGCTAGCACCTGCAGTCTGAAGTCATTAGCCTCAAAGTCTATATCTCAATGCGAGAAAGAGATGTGATTCTTTCTGGATTTAGTTCAGCAATGTCTTTAGGGCACAACTGGATTCCATACGTTTTATGAAGACTCTGGGGAAAATTGTAAATGCAAAAATGTTAAGCATGAAGACATAATACACAGGTTTAGCCCTAATAATacagctgcaagcagcaattacaGAGCCAAGCACATCAATGACATACACATTATGGGTTGAATACATGTTTATGGTCAAAGCACTTCACACTATGATTTTAGCGAAAGGCTATGAACGGATTCATTACTATTTAAAACTATGTCACTTTTCTGGCACTGTAATATAATTTGTGGGTATTTCTCTATGTCATTGATATACACTCCCATTCAAAATTTTTGAATAATTACAAATTTGATAGTATTTAATGTTCACATTTATGTTTTTAGCTCTACTTTCTACTTACTATCTACTTTgagtgtaactaaacgagccaatggaCATTGGCATGCGATGATTGCACCAGCTGCTCATGCAATGCAGCGTGGGTATAAATGAGGCTCATGTGCTTGCATCAAATCAGGAGGAGCCGAGTAGGTGAACTGGCACCCCAGCTGGGTACCGAGGACATGGCAACGGGACGTGGCGTCTCCgctccctccttcagggaacgagggttacatacggaACCGAGACGTttccattcagtcggtcacttcTGACGCCACTTCCGATACCGACGAGTAGGAATTTCTACCAAAGCGCCATGGCCCCGTGTGGGGCTCACACAGAGAAGACCATCACTGCAGTTCCACATGACCTACTCAGTGACTtattggataacactgggaaaCCATGCCCTCTAGGAGGGAACGCTGTGGAACCCACATCCTACCCCAAAGGAGTTATTTGGAGTACAACTGCTGAGCCGTAGCCCTCAAGCAAGAGGGGGCTCCAGCCCCCTGAAGAAGGGGCATTCCCAAGGAAAATACACAGGCTTCTGTTTAGGAGCAACCGTGGAAAAATATATGGGATCCCCACAGGGTCACTCATATATACCCAGCCATGTACCGGTTCTCAAGGATTCAGCGGCAAGATGTCTGATTCCAGACAATCCGCCATGTCCGGCATCAAGGGTAATGGAGGACTCAACAGAATTTGCTTCTGGAGATTAAAAGCACCACGGTTCAGGGCGAAGCAGGCCGACAAGAGCCAGGGACTCTCAGTGCTTCTACACATTTAAGGTGAGAACACAGGAGGAAACCGGCCCTACACGTAGGATCTAGCGAGCGCGTTGGGTGTctcccagcctgcagctctacaGGTATCTGACAGCGGGGTGTCACGTGCCAACAACCCACATGAGGAGGCACCACTTTTAGTAGAGTGTGCTCACACCCTGAGCGGACAGGGCACACCATGGCTTCGTCCGAAAACCTAgacagctgactcgttgcctcgctgccttatgaGTCAATGGCTTGCAAGGCAGGGTGTTGTGCATGAAGTCACCTCAtgaaactaatttcggacagacttctaaggtaGTGTAACGTTTTAATGATCTACTgctaaatagagagagctttggtgagaattAAACACAGATTTAATTACTAAattagtaatttctcgctagaaattatATCAGAaatggaaaatattggtaaaaaacatacatttacacacaaactgaccagtaaacgcaactttcggacgccatcttATTTTCCCAGCTCAACCgccactgaatggaaagcacaggattgtgggatatcaaaggcagcgaaggatacatttatgttgccttcaaaaatccatcagatgaaggtctctcaggagacaggaagtgaagctaacactAGATTTGGATTTGGCTTGATGCTTTCCTGCCTTCAAAGTGTCCttcgaaggcagcattttccaggtttcagaCACAGCCCTTGTGCTTGGTAGGCCAAggtgatggcatccactatccagtgggccatcctctgcttggagacagcctttcccttctgctgacCTACatgacagacaaagagctgatctgaggtcctgaaatTTGCATTTTATCCACGTACAGTTACAATGCGCAGACGGGACAGAGCAAAGTCAGGGCGTGTACAATGCCATAGCGTGTAAGGTGAAGGCAGCATCCCCGCAAGCCTGGTAGGCCTTTTTGATCTGGAGGGGAGACACGAGTTCCCCCTAGAGGTGGAGTTAGGGCACAGTTGCACTTACAATTCTTACAATTTAgaaaaattacaattctgtcattaattacccaccctcatgtcattacaaacccttaagaccttcgttcatcttcggaacacaaattaagatatttttaaagaaatctgaGAGTTCTCAggcccctccatagacagctatttaattaacCCTTTCAAGGTCCATTAAGGta
The window above is part of the Pseudorasbora parva isolate DD20220531a chromosome 23, ASM2467924v1, whole genome shotgun sequence genome. Proteins encoded here:
- the si:ch211-243g18.2 gene encoding keratin, type I cytoskeletal 18; this translates as MASSFSLRSFSLGRQPSFSSMSLRDSGRARSKASVSFAASKPLSRSSSLSMSDLNGMNNLSLNGLHGNSTNEKEAMQSLNSRLANYLDKVRSLEKSNADLELKIKQLMLDRVPKGHDIDSMMAQAHALEQELRKKTLENARIMLEIDNAKLAADDFRIKWETESAMCQSVERDCVALKKAKSDHDQIIASLRGDLDSLKEELYFLKKNHEEELDSLRARVAQEEVSVEVDAARGPELGTVLSDLRFQYEGIVQKNKEEAENWYRKKLETVQMQVRESNEALRGAQSELTERQRFLQTLEVELESLHKQVSALEGNLSETGQKYTMEMERLQSTLAQLEENLSQLRLDMQRNKTDYEQLLRIKQNLEMEIATYRRLLEGEETVKEIPPPPKKEPDVRTRKIVKVVTQTMINGKVVDESSEVEQIEETKK